From Argopecten irradians isolate NY chromosome 2, Ai_NY, whole genome shotgun sequence, the proteins below share one genomic window:
- the LOC138316546 gene encoding ficolin-1-like codes for MEGAKKALFRRVLQVDESDQGLKTITSNTAIENWGLCASHCKHEECLSFSYTTTNQTCITYSKLLVEDRNATVSNSIIYFAKREACGVETITMADGTNLTVSYDRVTEDGPWIVIQRRTVGDVDFYRNWEDYKNGFGDLLGDFWIGNDNLHRLTSSPRTLRVELEAWDGTKGYAQYSTFQVENENDNYRLTVNGFSGNVYRAMHVHNGHYFTTYDKDNDLHDSNCAQLYHGAWWYNACHEVNLNGRYETNEGIKGPSSMTWLYFPREDEPFLPLRKVRMMIRKLNDEIVFSM; via the exons ATGGAAGGGGCTAAAAAGGCATTGTTTAGAAGAGTGCTCCAGGTGGACGAGTCGGATCAAGGATTAAAAACGATAACGTCAAATACTGCGATAGAAAACTGGGGATTGTGTGCGTCACATTGTAAACACGAAGAATGTTTGTCGTTCTCATACACGACAACCAACCAGACATGTATCACCTATTCCAAGTTACTTGTCGAGGACAGAAATGCTACGGTGTCGaattcaattatatattttgcaaAGCGTGAAG cTTGTGGTGTTGAAACTATCACTATGGCAGATGGAACAAACCTGACAGTGTCCTATGACAGAGTGACTGAAGACGGACCATGGATT GTCATACAAAGACGAACAGTCGGAGATGTCGATTTCTATCGTAATTGGGAGGACTATAAGAACGGATTCGGAGATTTGTTAGGCGATTTTTGGATTG GTAATGATAACCTTCATCGTCTGACCAGTTCCCCTCGGACGCTGCGTGTAGAACTTGAGGCCTGGGATGGGACAAAGGGATATGCCCAGTACTCGACCTTTCAGgtggaaaatgaaaatgataattacAGACTAACCGTAAACGGTTTCTCCGGAAACGTATATC GCGCAATGCATGTTCACAACGGTCACTACTTCACCACCTACGACAAAGATAATGACCTACATGATTCCAACTGTGCCCAATTATATCATGGCGCTTGGTGGTATAATGCCTGCCATGAAGTAAACCTTAACGGTAGGTACGAAACTAATGAAGGTATAAAAGGACCTTCATCAATGACTTGGTTGTACTTCCCTCGAGAGGATGAACCATTTTTGCCATTGAGGAAAGTAAGGATGATGATTCGAAAGTTGAATGATGAAATTGTGTTTTCGATGTAA
- the LOC138316544 gene encoding LOW QUALITY PROTEIN: von Willebrand factor D and EGF domain-containing protein-like (The sequence of the model RefSeq protein was modified relative to this genomic sequence to represent the inferred CDS: substituted 1 base at 1 genomic stop codon), whose product MTICEIACSVRAKTTTSGIPGPMSSQSDQFYAGISIMTPTVTVYRGDAMHKRTVILLKPTVPIGCPAVFNNNCPVTVELSVPSQYQQCTGNVGSKQPRGNSHCGVKIPPNEWDREHEIEVFWVDDQAYTLNAENYKVSLHTIANDYHKVWGQIHLSDVNIEVRDDTQTWKGKECHAICDPHMRTFDGRYYDNQNTGTFILYERDDDSRKVQVQMKVTPCNAPARVFCVCAIAVRAGGDVFVIDRCPTIYRPIFAFRSCEDHILDVRKINENNYKIYLPSGTYLDVELLHYTGKDVMNLHMYPSTTDENHTHGLCGTLNGKKTDDFLTRDRVQTNNHDVFSRSWSVPDQENLITMGPELLQQLEVWNKTVQFCTCNEKGPIDRPVEKIQCSQNTIATCVKKHEATVRKQQHCRVKANRTLRKTSVITSPGHFTRRKRDVPRLWTKANATSYCNEYLQRSSSFEACSKDITVTNPQSSIDTCVLDIMATQTTMXASSARESLKSVCLKELKQNTTYQEEDSKDQPSIAKKIKEITCPNECSGNGQCDNGTCLCYDNFGAADCSIDIREPPQIYGVNPDSNGTCDIRTCQSAIVEGETFVDFGNLTCHYQLFQVYINGTTEFASNMTLAGQFNTLVEVFCPLPELWTEHVAKRSTDWSSSYEVPFVYRWSVAVSNDGEHFGEINELLVYNAECQIIVDNDASVFELEDEYCFIRGTCARDGMTNATDQCSVCKLELTRFEWSKNKDYCKIGGLCVANNSVDTHNNCLICNVVLSTDTWSKNPDYCLINGLCVADNMTKEGNDCSICKTTLSQSTWSRNTGFCMIDGECVPHHGDRSNTTCLTCDITQSTDNWNLKSGFCLIDDKCIADNETKEGSDCSVCHVKLSTSTWSGNTGYCLINGECIPDHSKKLNATCLQCDAMHVSNAWTLLPGYCLIDDRCVPDNATKEGDSCKVCDVKSSKSTWSRNMEYCTIDGHCILHRTAKPGTTCLQCDVTKSPDGWTLKPNFCRINGQCIAHNATSDTDKCLACDVKHSRDNWTRTCEPSTTSTLSSTITRATSRTPTKLTEVFTTISNVYNTTNDAISNISSGATPNAVPNSTPDTTDNIGNGADGTDKEKAERGKSSSSKAWISGPAIGGLIVIIVIGAIIRRRRTKRDVETNYKVTYVASNS is encoded by the exons ATGACGATTTGTGAA ATCGCGTGCTCTGTTCGTGCAAAGACGACAACATCCGGAATACCAGGACCAATGTCAAGTCAGAGTGATCAATTCTATGCTGGAATTTCA ATAATGACACCGACAGTGACTGTTTATCGTGGAGACGCAATGCATAAGCGAACGGTTATTTTATTAAAACCGACGGTACCCATAGGATGTCCTGCTGTATTCAATAATAACTGTCCTGTTACAGTTGAACTAAGTGTTCCATCCCAGTACCAGCAGTGCACTGGAAATGTTGGTTCGAAGCAACCACGTGGAAATAGTCATTGTGGCGTAAAAATTCCGCCTAATGAATGGGATCGCGAACATGAAATTGAAGTGTTCTGGGTTGATGACCAGGCTTACACACTCAATGCTGAAAATTACAAAGTGAGCCTTCACACCATCGCTAATGACTATCACAAAGTGTGGGGACAAATTCACCTTAGTGACGTTAAT ATTGAAGTGAGGGACGATACTCAGACCTGGAAAGGAAAAGAATGTCATGCCATTTGTGATCCACATATGCGTACGTTTGATGGCAG GTATTATGACAATCAAAATACCGGAACGTTTATTCTATATGAACGTGATGACGATTCAAGAAAAGTACAG GTACAAATGAAAGTTACACCATGTAATGCTCCAGCACGTGTATTTTGCGTCTGTGCCATTGCCGTACGCGCTGGGGGAGATGTTTTCGTCATTGATCGATGTCCTACGATTTATCGACCTATATTTGCGTTCCGATCTTGTGAAGATCACATACTAGATGTCAGAAAAATCAACGAGAACAACTATAAG ATTTATCTTCCGAGTGGAACCTATCTAGACGTTGAACTTCTTCATTATACCGGAAAAGATGTAATGAACCTCCACATGTATCCGTCGACAACTGACGaaaatcatacacatggacTATGTGGTACTCTAAATGGAAAGAAAACCGACGACTTTTTAACCCGAGACCGAGTGCAAACAAATAACCATGATGTATTTTCACGGTCATGGAG TGTACCAGATCAGGAAAATCTAATCACTATGGGTCCCGAGTTATTGCAGCAATTGGAGGTCTGGAATAAAACCGTACAGTTCTGCACTTGCAACGAAAAAGGTCCAATTGATCGACCTGTAGAAAAAATCCAATGCTCACAGAACACCATTGCCACGTGCGTAAAGAAACATGAAGCGACTGTTAGGAAACAGCAACATTGTAGAGTTAAGGCAAACCGTACTCTAAGGAAGACTTCGGTTATAACATCGCCTGGGCATTTTACCAGACGTAAG AGAGATGTTCCAAGACTTTGGACCAAAGCGAATGCAACGTCGTATTGTAATGAGTACCTTCAAAGATCGTCTTCGTTCGAGGCATGCTCAAAAGACATTACAGTGACCAATCCACAGTCTTCAATAGATACGTGTGTCCTGGATATAATG GCAACACAGACAACTATGTAGGCTTCGTCTGCACGGGAATCATTAAAGTCCGTCTGCTTGAAGGAACTTAAACAAAACACCACGTACCAAGAGGAAGACTCGAAAGATCAGCCGTCAATTGCTAAGAAAATCAAAGAGATCACATGTCCAAATGAGTGTAGTGGAAACGGACAGTGCGATAATG GAACATGTTTATGCTATGACAACTTTGGAGCTGCCGATTGTTCTATTGATATCCGTGAACCTCCGCAGATATACGGCGTGAACCCGGACTCGAACGGCACCTGTGATATCCGGACATGTCAGTCAGCAATTGTCGAGGGAGAAACATTTGTTGACTTTGGCAACCTAACTTGtcattatcaattatttcag GTGTACATCAATGGTACAACAGAATTTGCCTCCAACATGACATTAGCAGGCCAATTCAACACGCTAGTGGAAGTGTTTTGCCCTCTTCCAGAATTATGGACCGAACATGTTGCCAAGCGATCAACAGATTGGTCCTCTTCCTATGAAGTCCCGTTTGTGTATAGATGGTCAGTGGCAGTCAGCAATGATGGAGAACACTTTGGAGAAATAAACGAGTTATTGGTATATAACGCGGAGTGCCAGATTATTGTGGATAACGACGCGTCCGTTTTTGAGTTAGAG GATGAATACTGTTTTATACGAGGCACGTGTGCACGTGATGGTATGACAAATGCTACTGACCAGTGTTCCGTTTGTAAGCTTGAATTGACACGCTTTGAATGGAGCAAAAACAAAG ATTATTGTAAAATCGGTGGACTCTGTGTGGCAAATAACTCAGTCGACACCCACAACAACTGTTTAATTTGTAATGTTGTGTTATCCACTGATACATGGAGCAAGAATCCAG ACTATTGTCTGATTAACGGTCTGTGTGTGGCTGATAATATGACTAAGGAAGGGAATGACTGCTCTATTTGTAAAACTACACTCTCTCAATCGACCTGGAGCAGAAACACTG GTTTCTGTATGATAGACGGTGAATGTGTTCCCCATCATGGAGATAGGTCGAATACCACTTGTCTTACTTGTGACATCACACAGTCCACAGATAACTGGAACCTTAAATCAG GTTTCTGTTTAATTGACGACAAGTGTATTGCTGATAATGAAACTAAAGAAGGGAGTGATTGTTCTGTGTGTCACGTAAAACTCTCTACCTCAACATGGAGtggaaatacag GGTATTGTCTCATAAACGGAGAATGTATTCCTGACCATTCCAAAAAGTTAAATGCAACATGTCTTCAATGCGACGCCATGCACGTGTCTAATGCTTGGACTCTCCTTCCCG GTTATTGCTTGATTGACGACCGCTGTGTTCCTGATAACGCTACCAAAGAGGGAGACAGCTGTAAAGTGTGTGATGTAAAATCATCCAAGTCAACATGGAGCCGCAATATGG AGTATTGTACAATTGACGGACACTGCATTCTACACCGAACGGCAAAACCTGGCACAACTTGTCTCCAGTGTGACGTCACGAAAAGTCCAGATGGATGGACTCTTAAACCTA ACTTTTGTAGAATAAATGGGCAATGCATCGCTCATAATGCTACATCGGATACTGACAAATGTTTGGCGTGTGATGTAAAACACTCCCGGGATAACTGGACAAGAACATGTG AACCATCTACAACCTCCACACTATCTTCGACAATAACACGTGCTACGTCTCGAACTCCGACGAAACTTACTGAGGTCTTTACAACTATTTCTAACGTCTATAACACAACGAATGACGCCATATCAAATATCTCCTCAGGAGCAACTCCTAACGCTGTCCCAAACAGTACCCCTGACACTACAGATAATATCGGCAATGGTGCTGACGGCACTGATAAGGAAAAGGCTGAACGAGGGAAATCATCGTCGTCGAAAGCCTGGATATCAGGTCCTGCAATTGGTGGGCTGATTGTCATTATAGTCATAGGGGCAATCATACGTAGGCGAAGGACTAAAAG GGATGTGGAAACAAATTACAAGGTTACGTACGTGGCTTCAAACTCCTAG